The following proteins are co-located in the Pedobacter sp. FW305-3-2-15-E-R2A2 genome:
- a CDS encoding pirin family protein: MAQTILHKANTRNIADHGWLKSFQTFSFGINYDPDRVQFGALRVLNDDIVDGGGGFGEHPHDNMEIISISLEGSLQHEDSMQNVAIIEPGEIQVMSAGTGIYHKEFNKNPDQPVKFLQIWLFPNQRNVSPRYQQKRYDALLKPNEFTQILSPEKEADSVWIYQDAWFNIGKFEAGIKLTHPLRNKENGIYVFVIKGSIKINGQELEERDGYGLWETGSIDVETSTAAEILLMEVPMNY, from the coding sequence ATGGCACAGACGATATTACATAAAGCCAATACCCGCAACATTGCAGATCATGGCTGGTTAAAAAGTTTTCAAACCTTTAGCTTCGGAATAAATTACGATCCTGATCGTGTACAATTCGGTGCATTAAGGGTCTTAAATGACGACATTGTAGATGGAGGAGGGGGATTTGGAGAACATCCGCACGACAATATGGAGATCATCTCTATTTCACTGGAAGGTTCCTTACAACATGAAGACAGCATGCAAAATGTGGCCATTATTGAACCCGGAGAGATCCAGGTAATGAGTGCCGGAACAGGAATCTATCACAAAGAGTTCAACAAGAACCCTGATCAGCCCGTGAAATTCCTTCAGATCTGGTTATTTCCAAATCAAAGAAATGTGAGTCCAAGGTATCAGCAAAAACGGTATGATGCTTTGTTAAAGCCCAATGAATTTACCCAGATTTTATCTCCGGAAAAAGAGGCCGACAGTGTCTGGATCTACCAGGATGCCTGGTTTAATATCGGAAAATTTGAAGCCGGCATTAAACTAACACATCCCTTAAGAAATAAAGAAAACGGTATTTATGTCTTCGTGATTAAGGGTTCAATAAAAATAAACGGACAGGAATTAGAAGAACGGGATGGCTATGGGTTGTGGGAAACCGGATCAATTGATGTGGAAACATCAACAGCAGCAGAAATTTTGCTGATGGAAGTTCCAATGAATTATTAA
- a CDS encoding sterol desaturase family protein — MKKNYISNSSESVRMFKSSLLEGLSKVPYFVPLIVFIPVIGYFCWQSFVINSPLTAIGQILLGLFIWTLIEYVMHRFVFHFYPKSEWGKRIHFIFHGVHHDYPNDAHRLVMPPSASIPLATAFYFLFRVFIPVSMLDGFFCGFIFGYLVYDMTHYMLHHAKFTAPFWKKLKQHHMLHHYDDATKGYGVTSDLWDKVFGSELSKREPKKS, encoded by the coding sequence ATGAAAAAGAATTACATATCCAATTCGTCCGAATCTGTTAGAATGTTTAAGAGTTCACTATTAGAGGGCTTGTCTAAAGTTCCCTATTTTGTTCCCTTAATTGTATTCATTCCTGTGATCGGATATTTTTGCTGGCAATCATTTGTGATCAACAGCCCGCTCACCGCAATAGGGCAGATTTTGCTGGGCCTTTTTATATGGACCTTAATTGAATATGTGATGCACCGCTTTGTGTTTCACTTTTATCCAAAGTCGGAATGGGGCAAAAGAATTCATTTCATCTTTCATGGGGTACATCATGATTATCCGAATGATGCACACAGGTTGGTGATGCCGCCATCAGCAAGCATTCCTTTGGCTACCGCTTTTTACTTTCTTTTCCGGGTCTTTATTCCGGTAAGTATGCTGGACGGTTTCTTTTGTGGATTCATATTTGGCTATCTCGTGTACGACATGACCCATTATATGTTACATCACGCGAAATTTACGGCTCCCTTCTGGAAAAAGCTAAAACAACACCACATGTTACACCATTACGATGATGCAACCAAAGGTTATGGTGTGACTTCTGATTTGTGGGATAAAGTTTTTGGTTCTGAACTTTCGAAGAGAGAACCGAAGAAGTCATAG
- a CDS encoding ring-cleaving dioxygenase, translating into MKNEILGIHHITAIAGNAKKNYDFYTRILGLRLVKKTVNFDDPHTYHFYYGDEQGTPGSILTFFPWEGIGTGRRGSRQVTEIGYSVPAGSLDFWQDRLEKNNVIYNKPAVKFGERYLTFLDPDGLKFELTEAKTPDSRVQWETKEVSKENAVHGFHHITITTNKMEATAAILTQVLGYRLQETEVNRSRFITDTVEHAAIVDLVEAPGEAVGHVAGGSVHHVAFRVKDEETLMYFRDKIVALGLNITEKIDRNYFYSLYFREPGGVLFELATDNPGFTVDESLEELGTNLKLPAQYESNRVMIEGILPKLS; encoded by the coding sequence ATGAAAAACGAAATTTTAGGTATTCATCACATTACCGCCATCGCAGGAAACGCAAAAAAGAATTATGATTTTTACACCCGGATATTGGGATTAAGGTTGGTTAAAAAAACCGTTAATTTCGATGATCCCCATACTTACCATTTCTATTACGGAGATGAACAGGGAACTCCGGGAAGCATTTTGACTTTCTTCCCATGGGAAGGAATCGGAACCGGCAGAAGAGGCAGCAGACAAGTCACTGAAATTGGTTACAGTGTACCTGCAGGAAGCCTTGATTTCTGGCAAGACAGATTAGAAAAAAACAACGTTATCTATAATAAACCTGCGGTAAAATTCGGAGAAAGGTATTTAACCTTCCTGGATCCTGACGGATTAAAATTTGAATTGACAGAAGCAAAAACTCCGGACAGCCGGGTACAATGGGAAACTAAAGAAGTCAGCAAAGAAAATGCGGTTCATGGATTTCACCACATTACCATTACCACCAATAAAATGGAAGCAACAGCCGCTATTTTAACACAGGTATTGGGGTATCGCTTACAGGAAACCGAAGTGAACAGATCCCGCTTCATTACCGATACCGTGGAACATGCGGCAATCGTAGATTTAGTGGAAGCTCCCGGAGAAGCTGTCGGACATGTTGCCGGTGGTTCGGTACACCATGTTGCCTTCCGCGTTAAAGACGAGGAGACGTTGATGTATTTCAGAGATAAAATTGTGGCGTTGGGTTTGAACATCACGGAAAAAATTGACCGCAACTATTTCTATTCTTTATACTTCCGCGAACCTGGAGGCGTACTTTTTGAATTGGCAACAGACAATCCTGGTTTCACTGTTGATGAGTCTTTAGAAGAATTGGGAACCAACCTGAAATTGCCTGCACAATACGAAAGTAACAGGGTAATGATTGAAGGCATTTTACCAAAATTAAGCTAA
- a CDS encoding DUF6266 family protein, translating to MALLPYGPYGPLIGKVGKLVSYILNGQVVTRTIGHKRTRHSHKQLANYQAMAVTMDLLGPMTPFINSSFEIEARGTVKNQHNLATSYNKKQALKGEYPNIRVDYSKVVLSYGDLAVAENLKMAKTEAGVQISWDVNGGRAEDIVMVMVYHPGKGLYRGSINACRRDAGSYFVPVVEKEDLEQQMEVYACFKSADGKKISNSVYLGNFNGEADGPEEQEKQEKYLLVKKRFDQVSAEYFRLQTLEKGMSTRTKAFRNLEKEYQVLQQKLQHMPGKPG from the coding sequence ATGGCATTATTACCGTATGGACCTTATGGACCACTAATAGGCAAAGTTGGAAAATTGGTTTCCTATATTTTAAATGGGCAGGTGGTTACCCGGACCATTGGTCATAAACGTACCAGGCATAGTCATAAACAACTGGCAAATTATCAGGCAATGGCTGTGACCATGGATCTTTTAGGTCCTATGACCCCTTTTATCAACTCGAGTTTTGAAATTGAAGCAAGGGGGACGGTTAAAAATCAGCATAACCTGGCTACTTCTTACAACAAAAAACAAGCATTAAAAGGCGAATACCCTAACATTCGTGTAGATTATAGCAAAGTTGTGCTCAGTTATGGCGATTTAGCAGTTGCAGAAAATCTGAAAATGGCCAAAACCGAGGCTGGTGTGCAAATCAGCTGGGATGTCAATGGCGGACGGGCAGAGGATATCGTGATGGTAATGGTTTATCATCCCGGGAAGGGCTTGTATCGTGGCAGCATTAATGCTTGCCGCAGGGATGCCGGGAGTTATTTCGTTCCTGTTGTGGAGAAAGAAGATCTGGAGCAGCAGATGGAAGTTTACGCCTGCTTTAAATCGGCGGATGGGAAAAAAATCTCTAACAGTGTGTATCTGGGAAACTTCAATGGGGAGGCGGATGGTCCTGAAGAACAGGAGAAACAAGAAAAATATCTGTTGGTAAAAAAACGGTTTGATCAGGTTTCAGCCGAGTATTTCCGGCTTCAGACACTCGAAAAGGGCATGAGTACCCGTACCAAAGCCTTTCGGAATTTAGAAAAAGAGTATCAGGTACTCCAGCAGAAACTGCAACATATGCCTGGGAAACCCGGTTAA
- a CDS encoding alpha-L-fucosidase, with protein sequence MKFALSLKRVPLAYLMVLHTGQIMEINFLKGKACHRLTFIIGCTIALGLPQRGKAQLFTDKNYVKISPADKEADIIRKAANVTPSPRQLRWQQLELTAFIHFGINTFTNKEWGDGTEDPKIFNPEELDARQWVKVCKDAGFKQIILTAKHHDGFCLWPSKFTEHSVKNSPWKGGKGDVVKEVAEACKAFGIGFGIYLSPWDRNSTYFGSMQYNDYFINQLTELLTQYGQIDEVWFDGANGEGPTGKKQVYEYSRWYNLIRKLQPLATIAVSGPDVRWVGTETGYGRETEWSVVPGDQMIPEAIAANSQKDADFAPRDLMSNDLGSREKIAKAKSLVWYPAEIDVSIRPGWFHHPEEDTKVKAPDKLMDIYYSSVGRNGVLLLNIPPDKKGKINDSDVTALKGFRKQLEETFENNLLKSAILKGSTAKKTNLLFDGKDSSYWKTGKADGNLVMEFQLDKDQKFNLLLLQENLQIGQRVEQFVLEYKEGSTWKKATEGSTIGYKRLLRFPAVKARELRLTILSSRLQPAIAEIGLYLRPEAEVK encoded by the coding sequence ATGAAATTCGCCCTTTCTTTGAAAAGGGTGCCTTTAGCTTATTTAATGGTGCTTCATACCGGACAGATCATGGAGATAAATTTTTTAAAAGGCAAAGCTTGCCACCGCTTAACGTTTATTATAGGTTGTACCATTGCTCTTGGCTTACCGCAAAGAGGAAAGGCGCAGTTATTTACAGATAAGAATTACGTAAAGATCAGTCCGGCAGACAAAGAAGCCGATATCATCAGAAAAGCAGCAAATGTAACGCCTTCCCCACGACAACTCAGATGGCAACAGCTGGAACTGACAGCTTTCATTCACTTTGGAATCAATACGTTTACCAATAAAGAATGGGGTGATGGTACTGAAGATCCTAAAATATTTAACCCGGAAGAACTCGATGCCCGTCAGTGGGTAAAGGTTTGTAAAGATGCCGGCTTTAAACAAATCATTCTGACCGCGAAACACCACGATGGATTCTGTCTGTGGCCAAGTAAATTTACGGAGCATTCTGTTAAGAATAGTCCATGGAAAGGCGGAAAGGGAGATGTGGTAAAGGAAGTCGCTGAAGCTTGTAAAGCGTTTGGTATTGGATTTGGAATTTACCTTTCTCCATGGGACCGCAATTCCACCTATTTCGGAAGCATGCAATACAATGATTATTTCATCAATCAGCTGACAGAACTGCTGACACAATATGGACAGATTGATGAAGTTTGGTTTGATGGCGCAAACGGAGAAGGACCAACAGGAAAAAAACAGGTTTATGAATATAGCCGCTGGTATAATCTGATCCGTAAACTGCAGCCCTTAGCCACAATCGCGGTTTCCGGGCCGGATGTAAGGTGGGTAGGTACAGAAACCGGATACGGAAGAGAAACGGAATGGAGTGTGGTTCCGGGGGATCAGATGATCCCTGAAGCGATCGCGGCAAACTCCCAAAAGGATGCAGATTTCGCCCCACGCGACCTCATGTCGAATGACCTTGGCAGCAGGGAGAAAATTGCCAAAGCAAAGAGCCTGGTATGGTACCCTGCAGAAATAGATGTGTCTATCCGTCCGGGATGGTTCCACCATCCGGAAGAAGATACTAAAGTGAAAGCGCCGGATAAATTGATGGACATCTATTACAGCTCAGTGGGCAGAAACGGAGTCTTGCTGTTGAACATTCCACCTGATAAAAAAGGAAAGATCAATGATAGTGATGTAACTGCTTTAAAAGGATTCAGGAAGCAACTGGAGGAGACCTTTGAAAATAACCTGCTGAAGTCAGCGATACTAAAAGGCAGTACTGCAAAAAAAACAAACCTGTTGTTTGATGGGAAAGACAGCTCCTACTGGAAAACAGGAAAGGCAGATGGAAACCTCGTGATGGAGTTCCAGCTGGATAAAGATCAGAAATTTAACTTGTTGCTGCTTCAGGAGAATTTACAAATAGGACAACGGGTAGAGCAATTTGTACTAGAATATAAAGAGGGGAGTACCTGGAAAAAAGCAACGGAAGGAAGTACCATAGGCTATAAACGTTTACTGCGTTTCCCTGCGGTAAAGGCAAGGGAGTTAAGGTTGACCATCCTTTCCTCCAGGCTTCAGCCTGCTATTGCGGAAATTGGCTTATACCTGCGCCCGGAAGCTGAGGTAAAGTAA
- the tssD gene encoding type VI secretion system tube protein TssD, producing the protein MAFKTRLNLGSKEFDVLQCSFSLNRDVDAKGRPSSGVYGGTIHLEIESTEDTSVIESMVNNQYKPLSGNIVFKKGEEDAKMKELSFEDSYIIQYNEGIAVNDNTPMTLSFVISARKLKIGNAEHINDWPKA; encoded by the coding sequence ATGGCATTTAAAACCAGGCTGAACTTAGGTTCAAAAGAATTCGATGTGTTGCAGTGCAGCTTTTCATTGAACAGAGACGTAGACGCAAAAGGACGTCCGTCATCAGGTGTTTACGGTGGAACAATCCATCTTGAAATAGAATCAACAGAAGATACTTCAGTGATTGAATCTATGGTAAACAACCAGTACAAGCCACTTTCCGGCAATATTGTCTTCAAAAAAGGCGAAGAAGATGCAAAGATGAAGGAATTGTCTTTCGAAGACAGCTACATCATCCAGTACAATGAGGGTATTGCCGTTAACGACAATACACCAATGACATTGAGTTTTGTAATATCCGCACGTAAATTGAAGATCGGTAACGCAGAACATATTAACGACTGGCCAAAAGCGTAA
- a CDS encoding ROK family protein, giving the protein MPEEQKNSNILSIDIGGTSIKACILDPKGEQLSEFKKLPTPKNSSPEEVIKSIKELVATLDLPFEKISIGFPGYVKCGIVQTAPNLAKNKWTNVDLAQQISDTFGKPVRLINDADQQALGIVSGKGFEIVFTVGTGFGTALVFDGDLLPHLELAHLPITKTKDYDDYLGNKAFEKQGKKEWNERLERVIEIYKTVFNYDTLYIGGGNSKEINFPLDHNIKLVSNKDGIKGGAKLWDLEEKFHVFTTHPKK; this is encoded by the coding sequence ATGCCTGAAGAACAGAAAAACAGCAATATTTTATCCATCGATATCGGTGGAACAAGCATCAAAGCATGTATTTTAGACCCTAAGGGTGAACAGCTTTCCGAATTCAAAAAACTTCCCACTCCCAAAAACTCCAGTCCGGAGGAAGTCATCAAATCTATTAAGGAGCTGGTGGCGACGCTAGACCTTCCTTTCGAGAAAATTTCTATTGGCTTTCCCGGTTACGTAAAATGTGGCATAGTGCAAACCGCACCAAATCTGGCAAAAAACAAGTGGACCAATGTAGACCTGGCACAACAGATCAGCGATACCTTTGGGAAACCGGTCCGCCTGATCAATGATGCGGATCAGCAGGCACTTGGAATTGTATCCGGAAAAGGCTTTGAGATTGTCTTTACTGTCGGAACCGGTTTCGGTACTGCTTTAGTATTTGACGGAGACCTGCTTCCACATCTTGAGCTCGCGCATCTTCCGATCACCAAAACCAAGGATTACGATGATTACCTTGGCAATAAAGCCTTTGAGAAACAAGGAAAAAAAGAATGGAATGAGCGCCTGGAACGCGTGATTGAAATTTACAAAACCGTATTTAACTACGATACCCTATATATCGGTGGTGGCAACTCCAAAGAGATTAATTTCCCATTAGACCATAACATCAAGCTTGTTTCCAATAAAGACGGAATCAAGGGTGGTGCAAAATTATGGGACCTGGAAGAGAAGTTTCATGTATTCACCACACACCCTAAAAAATAA
- the tssD gene encoding type VI secretion system tube protein TssD translates to MAFKARLNFSGKEYDVLHCAYSLNRDVDAKGRPSSGVYGGTIDIEIESTEDTSVIEAMVNNQYKPLTGTLLIKKSEEDAKMKEVHFEDGYIVKYSEGINIVGDNPMTLKFQISARKLKLGNAEHTNDWPKA, encoded by the coding sequence ATGGCTTTCAAAGCAAGATTAAACTTTTCGGGCAAGGAGTACGATGTACTTCACTGTGCCTATTCTCTAAACCGCGATGTAGATGCAAAAGGAAGACCTTCTTCCGGAGTGTATGGTGGAACGATCGATATCGAGATCGAATCAACCGAAGATACCTCTGTCATCGAAGCAATGGTAAACAACCAGTACAAACCTTTAACCGGAACTTTACTGATCAAAAAATCAGAAGAAGATGCGAAGATGAAGGAAGTTCATTTTGAAGACGGATATATTGTGAAATATTCCGAAGGAATTAACATTGTTGGGGATAACCCGATGACCTTGAAATTCCAGATCTCTGCCCGTAAACTGAAACTCGGCAACGCTGAGCACACCAACGACTGGCCAAAGGCATAA
- a CDS encoding histidine phosphatase family protein — translation MDYQTKPSKDKVVPKNGKAEIAPVVFFLRQQIPLSVLFPVLLTTGCHFDFFKRLPLLLPIFTGMNITFIRHSKVDFKWKAFYHSRDFDLACGAYDHAPTITSGSLKLSGKSVYISELKRAEETAHAFLIGEKELIRTALLNEIPLNSFIDTSLKLPTIIWMIAGRLQWYFNSSRQAEVREKSKLRISRFLDLLEEKNEDCILIGHGFYFAQMMTEIKKRNASGNTRKRMQNEEIRTFTLPQLPGAGISQFPQ, via the coding sequence ATGGATTACCAAACAAAGCCTTCGAAGGATAAAGTGGTTCCGAAGAATGGAAAAGCAGAAATCGCTCCGGTCGTTTTCTTTTTAAGACAGCAGATTCCGCTATCTGTCTTATTTCCTGTACTGTTAACTACCGGATGCCATTTCGATTTCTTTAAAAGACTTCCCCTCCTTCTTCCTATCTTTACCGGCATGAACATTACTTTCATCAGGCATTCAAAAGTTGATTTCAAATGGAAAGCCTTTTATCATTCCAGAGACTTTGATTTGGCTTGCGGAGCCTACGACCATGCACCTACCATAACCTCAGGAAGTTTAAAACTGAGCGGAAAAAGTGTATACATCAGCGAGCTGAAAAGAGCAGAAGAAACCGCTCATGCTTTTCTCATTGGAGAAAAAGAACTGATCAGGACGGCTCTACTGAATGAAATCCCTTTGAACTCTTTTATCGACACCTCCCTTAAATTACCAACCATCATCTGGATGATTGCCGGCCGGCTGCAATGGTATTTCAATTCTTCGAGACAGGCAGAAGTTCGGGAAAAGTCTAAATTGCGGATCAGCCGTTTTCTAGACCTGCTGGAAGAGAAAAATGAAGATTGCATCCTTATCGGACATGGCTTTTACTTTGCGCAAATGATGACGGAGATCAAGAAAAGAAATGCCTCAGGCAATACCAGAAAAAGAATGCAAAATGAGGAAATCAGAACATTTACTTTACCTCAGCTTCCGGGCGCAGGTATAAGCCAATTTCCGCAATAG
- a CDS encoding family 20 glycosylhydrolase, producing MNRFFIFAFLLICSIKLSAQSRISLIPLPVKMEERKGSFLLDKNVYINYPKPELKELAGYLQSAIEETSGLKAGLRTGKWMQKGARTISLQIDPTVTAKEGYSLEVSPTKINLKAGTENGLFYGIQTLQQLIPLKGSKSIPAVAIEDEPRFSWRGMMFDNCRHMFSVPFIKKFIDQLAKHKLNKFHWHLTEDQGWRIEIKKYPRLQEVAAYRNGTQIGPDRKKDVDSIRYGGYYTQEQVKEIVAYASSRYVEVIPEIEMPGHSVAAITAYPYLACGAVSFENGKPFEVRKVWGVSKDLYCAGNEQVFTFLEDVLSEIMPLFPSPYIHIGGDEAPHDAWKTCPKCQARMKTEGLTDEAALQSWFIRRMEKFINKKGKKIIGWEEIMQGGLAENATVHSWLGVESGLKAAKSGHDAIMSPYSHLYFDGYQADSKIEPMAIGYWVPLDSVYAFEPVHPALNEKEAKHILGAQANLWTEFIGTEDYFQYMVFPRIAALSEIDWSPKASRNFEDFNKRLVDQYQRYDKQGIQFRVPVPKLALIRTSGITSTVALTDPTKSGTIRFTLDGGEVSATSSLYKEPVTLQKDQVIRYALFFNGQRKGSTESFPKVKKAKK from the coding sequence ATGAACAGATTCTTTATTTTTGCATTTCTTCTGATTTGCAGCATCAAATTGTCCGCACAATCCAGGATCTCCCTGATTCCCTTACCTGTAAAAATGGAAGAAAGAAAAGGGAGTTTTTTATTGGATAAAAATGTATACATCAATTACCCCAAGCCGGAATTAAAAGAGCTGGCCGGTTACCTGCAATCTGCGATCGAGGAAACAAGCGGCCTGAAAGCGGGTTTGCGCACCGGAAAGTGGATGCAAAAAGGGGCAAGGACGATCAGCCTGCAGATCGACCCAACAGTGACCGCCAAAGAGGGTTATAGCCTGGAAGTCAGCCCAACAAAAATCAATCTCAAAGCGGGTACAGAAAACGGCTTGTTTTATGGTATCCAGACGCTTCAGCAATTGATTCCATTGAAAGGATCAAAAAGTATTCCTGCTGTGGCGATCGAAGATGAACCCCGTTTCAGCTGGAGAGGAATGATGTTCGATAATTGTCGCCATATGTTCTCCGTACCCTTCATCAAAAAGTTTATTGATCAGCTGGCTAAGCATAAGCTGAATAAGTTTCACTGGCACCTGACCGAAGATCAGGGCTGGAGGATAGAGATCAAAAAGTATCCCCGCTTACAGGAAGTCGCAGCTTATAGAAACGGAACGCAGATTGGGCCTGACCGTAAAAAAGATGTAGATAGCATCAGGTATGGTGGTTATTATACGCAGGAACAAGTGAAGGAAATTGTAGCTTATGCAAGTTCCAGATATGTGGAGGTGATTCCCGAAATAGAAATGCCCGGGCATTCTGTAGCCGCAATTACGGCTTACCCTTACCTGGCCTGTGGCGCCGTAAGTTTTGAAAACGGAAAACCTTTTGAAGTAAGAAAAGTTTGGGGCGTCTCCAAAGATTTGTACTGTGCCGGCAATGAGCAGGTATTTACTTTTCTGGAAGATGTGCTGTCCGAAATTATGCCTTTATTCCCTTCTCCATACATCCACATTGGTGGAGATGAAGCACCGCATGATGCCTGGAAGACCTGTCCTAAGTGTCAGGCCAGAATGAAAACAGAAGGATTAACAGATGAGGCTGCCTTGCAGAGCTGGTTCATCAGAAGAATGGAGAAATTCATCAATAAAAAAGGAAAGAAAATTATCGGTTGGGAGGAGATCATGCAGGGTGGATTGGCTGAAAATGCCACGGTTCATTCCTGGTTGGGCGTGGAAAGCGGATTGAAAGCGGCAAAGAGCGGACATGATGCCATCATGTCTCCGTATTCTCACCTTTACTTTGACGGTTACCAGGCGGATTCAAAAATTGAACCTATGGCAATCGGTTATTGGGTGCCTTTGGATAGTGTGTATGCGTTTGAACCGGTGCATCCGGCATTGAATGAAAAAGAAGCCAAACATATTCTTGGTGCTCAGGCAAACTTATGGACAGAATTCATCGGAACGGAAGATTATTTTCAATATATGGTCTTCCCGAGGATTGCTGCCTTATCAGAAATAGACTGGTCACCAAAAGCATCCAGGAATTTTGAAGATTTTAACAAAAGGTTGGTGGATCAATATCAACGTTACGATAAACAAGGGATTCAGTTCCGTGTTCCAGTGCCAAAGTTGGCCCTGATACGGACTTCAGGCATCACTTCTACCGTTGCATTGACCGACCCTACAAAAAGCGGAACGATCAGGTTTACGTTGGATGGTGGAGAGGTATCGGCTACTTCTTCTCTTTATAAGGAGCCTGTGACTTTGCAAAAAGACCAGGTGATTCGTTATGCTTTGTTCTTTAATGGCCAGAGAAAAGGCTCAACGGAGTCCTTTCCGAAAGTAAAAAAAGCTAAAAAATAA
- a CDS encoding dienelactone hydrolase family protein: protein MYTHQKNIITSGVPMENADKAIVFLHGRGASAADIIQLNQHLKVNDAALFAPQASNHSWYPYGFMAPENENQPALDSALELIGDLVAEIVANGIPLNKVFFAGFSQGACLTLEYISRNAARYGGAIAFTGGLIGETIDRSKYTGDFMQTPVFISTGNPDPHVPVSRVEESGAILKEMNADVQVKIYPGRVHTISNPELELARKMVFHL, encoded by the coding sequence ATGTATACACATCAGAAAAATATCATCACGTCCGGAGTTCCAATGGAAAACGCAGATAAAGCCATTGTATTTTTACACGGCCGTGGTGCTTCTGCGGCAGACATCATCCAATTAAATCAACATTTAAAGGTAAATGACGCCGCTTTATTTGCCCCTCAGGCAAGCAACCACAGCTGGTATCCTTATGGCTTTATGGCGCCGGAAAATGAAAATCAGCCTGCACTGGATTCTGCTTTGGAACTGATCGGCGACCTCGTTGCTGAAATTGTTGCCAATGGAATTCCTTTAAACAAGGTGTTTTTTGCAGGCTTTTCCCAGGGCGCCTGTCTGACTTTGGAATACATCAGCAGGAATGCAGCCCGGTATGGTGGAGCCATTGCCTTTACCGGTGGCCTGATTGGCGAGACCATTGACCGTTCTAAGTATACAGGCGATTTTATGCAAACGCCTGTATTCATCAGCACTGGAAATCCTGACCCTCATGTTCCGGTATCCAGAGTAGAAGAAAGCGGGGCAATCCTGAAGGAAATGAACGCAGATGTCCAGGTAAAGATTTACCCTGGAAGGGTTCATACCATCAGTAACCCGGAACTGGAACTGGCCCGGAAAATGGTCTTTCATTTATAA